From a region of the Roseivirga sp. 4D4 genome:
- the kynU gene encoding kynureninase, producing MNFENTLSFAKEQDAADPLKSYRDRFHIPQVNGKDSYYFTGNSLGLQPKSVRGFIEEELKGWETLGVEGHFDGHSKPWAHYHKFSKEALAKIVGAKPLEVVSMNNLTVNLHLLMVSFFRPTPTRYKIICEAGAFPSDQYMFETQLKFHGLNPDEALIELTPRAGEHTLRTEDILAEIKATGDELALVLIGGVQYYTGQFFDLKTITSAGHEVGALVGFDLAHAFGNLPLSLHDWDVDFATWCSYKYLNSGPGNVSGIYVHERFAEDSSLNRFAGWWGHNESERFLMKKGFKPMSGADGWQLSNVNVLCTAAHLASLEIFDEVGMDALREKSLRLTGYMEFLINQLSGEDQIFEIITPSNAEERGCQLSIFCHKNGKQLFDALTKEGVIADWREPNVIRVAPVPLYNTFEDVYHFTRILGEGLEKM from the coding sequence ATGAATTTCGAAAACACCCTTTCCTTCGCAAAAGAACAGGATGCTGCTGACCCACTAAAGTCCTATAGGGATCGCTTTCATATTCCTCAAGTCAACGGAAAGGACAGCTACTACTTTACAGGTAACTCATTGGGTTTGCAGCCCAAATCTGTTCGTGGATTCATCGAAGAAGAACTAAAAGGCTGGGAAACCTTGGGTGTCGAAGGTCACTTTGACGGGCATAGCAAGCCTTGGGCGCACTATCATAAGTTTAGTAAGGAAGCCCTGGCCAAAATAGTTGGTGCAAAGCCATTGGAAGTAGTTTCAATGAATAACCTCACGGTGAACCTTCACCTATTAATGGTTTCATTCTTTAGGCCTACCCCCACCCGATATAAGATCATTTGTGAAGCAGGCGCATTTCCATCGGATCAATACATGTTTGAAACACAATTGAAGTTTCATGGATTGAATCCTGATGAAGCCCTCATCGAACTGACTCCTCGAGCGGGCGAGCATACACTTAGGACAGAAGATATACTAGCTGAAATCAAAGCTACTGGCGATGAACTGGCACTGGTGCTCATAGGTGGAGTTCAATACTACACAGGTCAATTCTTTGACTTAAAAACGATCACTTCAGCCGGACATGAAGTAGGTGCCTTAGTAGGTTTTGACTTGGCCCATGCCTTTGGTAACCTGCCGCTATCTCTTCATGACTGGGATGTGGATTTTGCCACCTGGTGTTCTTACAAATACTTGAACTCAGGCCCAGGAAATGTTTCTGGCATTTATGTGCATGAGCGCTTTGCTGAAGACAGTTCACTCAACCGCTTTGCTGGTTGGTGGGGACACAATGAGTCAGAGCGCTTTCTAATGAAGAAGGGATTCAAACCCATGTCTGGTGCGGATGGCTGGCAATTGAGCAATGTGAATGTGCTCTGTACAGCAGCTCATCTCGCCTCGTTAGAAATCTTTGATGAAGTGGGTATGGATGCACTACGGGAAAAGAGTTTAAGGCTGACGGGGTATATGGAATTCCTGATCAATCAATTGAGTGGAGAGGATCAAATCTTTGAAATTATTACTCCCTCAAACGCGGAGGAACGTGGCTGTCAGCTTTCCATTTTCTGTCATAAGAATGGCAAACAGCTTTTTGACGCACTCACTAAGGAAGGTGTCATTGCAGATTGGCGCGAACCGAATGTAATAAGGGTAGCGCCTGTCCCATTATATAACACATTTGAAGACGTTTATCACTTCACCAGAATACTAGGTGAGGGTCTGGAAAAGATGTAA
- a CDS encoding dihydrodipicolinate synthase family protein, protein MKVAWEGVYPAVTTKFTADDQLDLQMFETNIKAQLSAGVDGIILGGTLGEASSLMEDEKDVLVKTASALCNGQVPVIMNIAEQTTKGAIKAAEKAKINGASGLMMLPPMRYKADDRETVTYYKVVANSTDLPIMVYNNPVDYKIEVTLDMFEELIECENIQAVKESTRDISNITRMINRFGDRIKILSGVDTLALESLFMGAGGWVAGLVCAFPRETVAIYRLKKAGRIEEALKIYRWFLPLLELDINAKLVQNIKLAEVATGIGTENVRAPRLPLAGAEREHVLRIIEEGLANRPELPDYLNL, encoded by the coding sequence ATGAAAGTAGCATGGGAAGGGGTTTACCCGGCAGTAACCACAAAATTCACAGCAGACGATCAGTTAGATCTTCAAATGTTCGAGACCAACATCAAGGCACAGCTCTCCGCTGGTGTTGACGGTATTATTCTAGGTGGCACGCTTGGTGAAGCCAGTTCTTTGATGGAGGATGAAAAAGACGTTCTGGTAAAGACCGCTTCCGCATTATGCAATGGTCAGGTTCCTGTTATTATGAATATTGCCGAGCAAACCACAAAAGGCGCCATAAAAGCAGCCGAAAAAGCGAAAATCAATGGTGCTAGTGGCCTTATGATGCTTCCTCCAATGCGATATAAAGCAGATGATCGGGAAACCGTCACCTATTATAAGGTGGTGGCCAACTCGACCGACCTTCCCATCATGGTTTATAACAATCCGGTTGACTATAAGATTGAAGTGACCCTCGACATGTTCGAAGAGCTTATTGAATGCGAGAATATCCAAGCGGTGAAAGAGTCTACTCGAGATATCTCTAACATCACCAGAATGATCAATCGATTTGGAGATCGAATCAAAATCCTTTCAGGTGTAGATACGCTAGCCCTGGAAAGCTTGTTTATGGGTGCCGGTGGCTGGGTTGCTGGCTTGGTTTGTGCCTTCCCACGCGAGACAGTTGCTATCTACCGACTTAAGAAGGCTGGAAGAATCGAAGAAGCGCTCAAGATATACAGATGGTTTCTGCCGCTTCTCGAACTCGACATTAATGCCAAATTGGTTCAGAATATCAAATTGGCCGAAGTAGCGACAGGAATTGGAACTGAAAATGTACGTGCCCCAAGATTACCTCTGGCCGGTGCCGAAAGAGAACATGTATTGCGTATTATTGAAGAAGGTTTAGCCAATAGACCAGAACTACCTGACTACTTAAATCTTTGA
- a CDS encoding helix-turn-helix domain-containing protein translates to MKALPFKIPKTEQVSFHTQVDEEKHFYDTLHQHPEIQVTLIEESHGTLIYGDYLGSFEPGDVFVIGPNAPHVFRNDASYYEAHSSKKAKALTFFFDRSTLGASFLDLPEAKGLVTLIEEAGRGMKFSGGHIEQLREKIRSLFRLEGLDRIIALIEILKDLSISSDFDYLSGQLFTKKVNEIEGKRLNDIFNFTMKEYSRPIQLVEVAEVANMTKTAFCRYFKQHTRKTYLDFLNEYRVGQACKMLRERDKPIAQIAFECGFNNLSNFNRRFKEVKSTSPSAFVKSLSY, encoded by the coding sequence ATGAAGGCACTTCCATTCAAGATTCCAAAAACCGAGCAGGTATCTTTTCACACACAGGTTGATGAGGAAAAACACTTCTACGATACCCTTCATCAGCATCCTGAGATTCAGGTGACTTTAATTGAGGAAAGCCATGGGACTCTAATTTATGGTGACTACCTGGGCAGCTTTGAACCCGGAGATGTTTTTGTGATAGGACCGAATGCCCCGCATGTTTTTAGGAATGACGCCAGCTATTATGAAGCTCATAGTAGTAAGAAGGCAAAAGCGCTCACCTTTTTCTTTGATAGAAGTACACTTGGAGCCTCGTTTTTGGATCTACCTGAGGCGAAGGGTCTGGTCACCTTAATTGAAGAGGCGGGCAGGGGAATGAAGTTCTCTGGAGGGCATATTGAGCAACTACGAGAGAAGATTCGAAGCCTATTCAGGCTTGAGGGTCTTGATCGAATTATCGCCTTGATAGAGATACTGAAGGACTTATCAATCAGCTCTGATTTTGACTATTTATCAGGGCAGTTGTTTACGAAAAAGGTAAACGAGATAGAGGGTAAACGACTCAACGATATTTTCAACTTTACCATGAAGGAATACTCAAGGCCGATTCAATTGGTCGAAGTCGCTGAAGTAGCGAATATGACGAAGACTGCCTTCTGTAGATACTTCAAACAGCATACACGCAAAACCTATCTGGATTTTTTAAATGAATATAGAGTTGGCCAGGCCTGCAAAATGCTAAGGGAGCGAGATAAGCCCATCGCTCAGATCGCTTTCGAATGTGGGTTTAACAACCTCAGTAATTTTAATCGGAGGTTTAAGGAAGTTAAGAGCACAAGCCCCAGTGCTTTTGTAAAAAGTCTAAGCTATTAG
- a CDS encoding methylated-DNA--[protein]-cysteine S-methyltransferase: protein MRDTAISYMDSPLGKIKIVGENDHIKRVSFVDGEERATDGPVPLVVRNCKKQLKEYFAGKRKEFNVPLDPDGTDFQKEVWKALLDIPFGKTSTYAKQSITLGDIKKIRAVGTANGKNPIAVIIPCHRVIGTDGSLTGYAGGLDKKEWLLRLEESMPGQNQTSLF, encoded by the coding sequence ATGAGAGACACTGCCATATCATATATGGATAGCCCCTTGGGCAAAATCAAAATCGTTGGAGAGAACGACCACATCAAGCGAGTGAGCTTTGTGGATGGAGAAGAAAGGGCAACTGACGGCCCTGTTCCCCTGGTCGTGAGAAATTGCAAAAAGCAGTTGAAGGAGTACTTTGCAGGAAAGCGCAAAGAGTTTAATGTACCTCTCGATCCCGATGGCACAGACTTTCAAAAGGAAGTTTGGAAAGCTCTCTTGGACATACCCTTTGGGAAAACTTCGACCTACGCCAAGCAATCCATTACCCTTGGAGACATTAAAAAGATTCGAGCTGTGGGAACAGCCAATGGCAAAAATCCGATAGCGGTCATTATTCCATGTCATCGTGTAATTGGCACTGACGGTAGCCTGACGGGTTATGCTGGTGGATTAGATAAAAAAGAATGGCTACTAAGGCTTGAAGAAAGTATGCCTGGCCAAAACCAAACGAGTTTGTTTTGA
- a CDS encoding amidohydrolase family protein, with product MLKIDMHTHIIPKHLPKWTDKFGYGDFIHLHHHKEGAAMMMKGSKFFREIQSNCWDGAERIEEYATHGTQVQVVSTIPVMFSYDAKPEDALEVSRFLNDDIAELCNKYPKNYIGLATVPMQDEELAIQELERCKNELNLPGIQIGSNINDKNLSSPRFFPIFEACERLGMAVMIHPWNMMGFHSMERYWLPWLVGMPAETSRAACSLIFGGVLERLPELRVNFSHAGGSFLPTLGRVEHGFNCRPDLVAIDNPVNPREYLGKFWIDSITHDPLLLKYVLEVQGSKRITLGSDYPFPLGDLEIGAYIEEMGLSDEIVEDIFCNATLEWLDLPKSQFE from the coding sequence ATGCTAAAAATCGATATGCATACCCACATCATTCCAAAGCATCTGCCCAAATGGACAGATAAGTTTGGGTATGGTGACTTTATACATCTACATCACCATAAAGAAGGGGCTGCAATGATGATGAAGGGATCGAAGTTCTTTCGTGAAATCCAATCCAATTGTTGGGATGGTGCCGAAAGAATTGAGGAGTATGCGACACATGGCACTCAAGTTCAGGTAGTGAGCACTATCCCGGTAATGTTTTCCTATGATGCCAAACCAGAAGATGCGCTAGAAGTATCGCGCTTTTTGAATGATGACATCGCAGAGCTCTGTAACAAGTATCCAAAGAATTACATAGGCTTGGCCACAGTCCCCATGCAAGACGAAGAGCTGGCCATACAAGAATTAGAACGTTGCAAAAATGAGCTGAACCTACCTGGAATCCAGATCGGTTCGAACATCAACGATAAGAATTTAAGTAGTCCTCGGTTCTTCCCAATTTTTGAGGCTTGCGAGCGACTGGGTATGGCTGTCATGATTCACCCTTGGAATATGATGGGTTTCCATAGTATGGAGCGCTACTGGCTACCTTGGTTGGTAGGTATGCCTGCCGAAACATCTCGCGCTGCCTGTTCCCTGATATTTGGTGGTGTACTGGAAAGATTACCTGAGCTAAGAGTGAACTTCTCGCATGCAGGAGGATCGTTTTTGCCTACTTTGGGTAGGGTTGAACATGGATTCAACTGCCGACCAGATTTGGTGGCTATTGACAATCCAGTCAACCCGAGAGAGTATCTGGGTAAATTCTGGATCGATAGCATAACACACGATCCATTGTTGCTGAAGTATGTGTTGGAAGTACAAGGCTCCAAAAGGATCACTTTAGGTTCAGACTATCCTTTCCCGCTAGGCGACCTTGAAATTGGGGCCTACATCGAAGAGATGGGGCTATCTGATGAAATCGTAGAAGATATTTTTTGCAATGCCACACTGGAATGGCTAGACCTTCCAAAAAGTCAGTTTGAATAA
- a CDS encoding FAD-dependent oxidoreductase, which translates to MASKKQHISILGAGLVGSLLSIFLAKRGYQVTIFERRPDMRKAGAIGGRSINLALSHRGLKALDRVGLKEKIQESCIPMPGRMIHDLEGNLDFQPYGKEGEYINSVSRGGLNWLLMDQAEAHSVEIRFDHRCLDVDFDTATATFDNGQSVSSDFLFGGDGAFSALRGAMQKTDRFNFSQEYISAGYKELTMPPTADGDFAIDPDALHIWPRGEYMLIALPNLDKSFTCTLFFPFEGEISFDSIKTEADVEAFFNDKFKDAVPLLPNLKQEFFENPTSSLITVRCSPWVKGNTALIGDAAHAIVPFYGQGMNSGFEDCYVFDQLLEKHGEINEALLKEYQDLRIPDGNAIADLALYNFIEMRDKVADDKFVLQKKIEKKLNTLYPDQWVPLYSMVTFSDYRYSEAIARGNKQQAIMDEVLSRPGIEENWENLDFKAIVNQLIA; encoded by the coding sequence ATGGCAAGTAAAAAGCAACATATCAGCATACTCGGTGCCGGTTTAGTCGGATCGCTACTTTCTATATTTCTCGCCAAAAGAGGTTATCAAGTAACGATTTTCGAAAGAAGACCTGACATGAGAAAAGCAGGTGCCATTGGTGGCAGATCAATCAACCTTGCCCTAAGTCATAGGGGATTAAAAGCCCTCGATCGAGTAGGGCTCAAAGAAAAAATCCAGGAAAGCTGCATTCCGATGCCTGGCCGAATGATTCACGACCTGGAAGGTAATCTGGACTTTCAGCCTTACGGCAAAGAAGGGGAATACATCAATTCGGTTTCCAGAGGCGGCCTTAACTGGCTCTTGATGGATCAGGCTGAAGCGCACAGTGTGGAAATACGTTTTGATCATCGATGCCTGGATGTTGACTTTGATACAGCCACCGCAACCTTTGACAATGGACAATCGGTAAGCTCTGATTTTCTCTTTGGCGGAGATGGTGCTTTTTCTGCCTTACGAGGCGCGATGCAAAAAACCGATCGCTTTAACTTCTCTCAAGAATATATCTCAGCCGGATACAAAGAGCTGACTATGCCTCCGACAGCCGATGGCGACTTTGCCATTGACCCTGATGCCTTGCACATTTGGCCAAGAGGTGAGTATATGCTAATTGCCTTACCAAATCTGGACAAGAGCTTCACCTGTACGCTCTTCTTTCCTTTTGAGGGTGAAATCAGCTTTGATTCTATCAAAACTGAAGCAGATGTTGAAGCCTTTTTCAATGACAAATTCAAGGATGCTGTTCCGCTGCTTCCAAACCTAAAACAGGAGTTCTTTGAGAACCCAACCTCTAGTCTAATTACCGTTAGGTGCTCTCCTTGGGTAAAAGGGAATACGGCTTTGATTGGAGATGCGGCCCATGCGATAGTGCCGTTTTACGGACAGGGTATGAACTCAGGTTTTGAGGATTGCTATGTCTTCGATCAGCTTCTAGAGAAGCATGGAGAAATCAACGAAGCCCTGCTTAAAGAATACCAAGACCTAAGAATCCCTGATGGTAATGCCATTGCCGACCTCGCGCTTTACAACTTTATCGAAATGCGGGATAAGGTGGCGGACGACAAATTCGTACTGCAGAAAAAAATCGAGAAGAAGCTTAACACCCTCTACCCCGACCAATGGGTACCACTATATTCCATGGTGACTTTCAGTGATTATCGCTATTCAGAAGCCATTGCCCGAGGCAATAAACAACAAGCCATTATGGATGAAGTACTCTCAAGACCAGGCATTGAGGAGAATTGGGAAAACTTAGATTTCAAAGCAATTGTCAATCAACTAATAGCTTAG
- a CDS encoding aldehyde dehydrogenase (NADP(+)): MITGKNYIGKDASAKGNKILKAYDPTDNSVFPEEFVAATSEEVDQAVAKAHGAFNAYKAISYEKRAQFLETIADEIMNLGDALLERASGESGLPVGRFQGERGRTCNQLKMFAGVLRDGSWLDVNIDTAIPDRQPIPKVDLRKMQIPIGPVAVFGASNFPLAFSTAGGDTASALAAGNPVIVKGHEAHLGTNDMVTQAVLRAIEKCDMPDGVFSMVNGGIETGQQLVRHPKIKAVGFTGSLRGGRAIFDLANQRPEPIPVYAEMGSTNPSFLMPEKLAADPEGLATTFANSVALGVGQFCTSPGLLIGIQSSALDQFVETLSGALAEKDSVTMLNSKIAKSYYDHRGIAVEQTGVQVLGDAKDPGENKGKPLTAKVDGESFLNNPQLHEEIFGPFTMVVACKDMSEMLAIANALQGQLTGTLVATESDIKAYPEIANALTNKVGRLLFNGVPTGVEVCHSMQHGGPYPASTDQRTTSVGTAAISRFVRPISYQSWPDSLLPDALKNSNPLGLWRVVNGELTKKELMDQ; encoded by the coding sequence ATGATCACAGGAAAAAATTACATAGGAAAAGACGCTTCGGCCAAGGGCAACAAAATCCTAAAAGCCTACGACCCTACCGATAACTCTGTTTTTCCTGAAGAGTTTGTGGCGGCTACTTCAGAAGAAGTCGATCAGGCCGTGGCCAAGGCCCACGGAGCTTTTAATGCCTACAAAGCGATCTCATATGAGAAAAGGGCTCAGTTCTTGGAGACCATCGCGGATGAGATTATGAATTTGGGAGACGCCCTGCTTGAAAGAGCAAGTGGAGAGTCAGGGTTGCCCGTTGGCAGGTTTCAAGGTGAAAGAGGTCGTACTTGCAACCAACTCAAAATGTTTGCTGGTGTCCTAAGGGATGGCTCTTGGCTAGACGTAAATATAGACACGGCTATTCCTGATCGCCAACCGATTCCAAAGGTTGACTTAAGAAAAATGCAAATCCCAATCGGCCCGGTTGCCGTTTTTGGAGCAAGTAACTTCCCATTGGCATTCTCAACTGCTGGAGGTGATACCGCATCTGCTCTTGCTGCCGGGAATCCCGTGATTGTAAAAGGCCACGAAGCGCATTTAGGCACTAATGATATGGTGACGCAAGCGGTCCTTCGCGCTATCGAAAAATGTGATATGCCCGATGGTGTTTTCTCCATGGTCAATGGCGGAATCGAAACTGGACAGCAATTGGTAAGGCATCCCAAGATAAAAGCCGTTGGCTTCACCGGTTCACTTCGAGGTGGAAGAGCCATTTTTGACCTGGCCAACCAAAGACCAGAGCCAATCCCTGTTTATGCCGAAATGGGAAGTACCAATCCGAGTTTCTTAATGCCAGAAAAGCTTGCTGCGGACCCTGAAGGCTTGGCTACAACCTTTGCCAACTCAGTAGCACTTGGCGTGGGTCAGTTTTGTACCAGCCCTGGTCTATTAATTGGTATTCAGTCTTCAGCTTTAGATCAATTTGTTGAAACGCTCAGTGGTGCTTTGGCAGAGAAAGATTCGGTGACCATGCTGAATTCAAAAATTGCGAAAAGCTATTATGATCACCGAGGAATTGCTGTTGAGCAAACCGGAGTTCAGGTTTTAGGTGATGCTAAAGACCCGGGAGAAAACAAGGGTAAGCCATTAACAGCTAAAGTAGATGGCGAGTCTTTTCTAAATAACCCGCAGCTTCACGAAGAAATTTTCGGTCCATTTACGATGGTCGTAGCCTGTAAAGATATGTCAGAGATGTTGGCGATTGCCAATGCCCTACAAGGCCAATTGACAGGCACATTAGTCGCAACAGAATCAGATATTAAGGCCTATCCCGAAATCGCTAATGCACTGACTAACAAAGTAGGCAGACTCCTATTCAATGGTGTTCCAACTGGTGTGGAAGTTTGTCATTCTATGCAGCATGGAGGACCATATCCGGCTTCTACAGATCAGAGAACAACTTCGGTTGGAACGGCTGCAATTTCAAGATTCGTCAGACCAATTTCCTATCAAAGCTGGCCAGATAGCTTGCTTCCCGATGCTTTGAAAAACAGCAACCCTCTTGGACTATGGAGAGTTGTAAATGGAGAACTCACGAAGAAGGAATTAATGGACCAATGA
- a CDS encoding SDR family oxidoreductase, translated as MDLNLNGKNAFVCGSTQGIGKAIAEELANLGASVTLCARNDGALDQVKSELFHTSGQKHQTLVADFSKPDLLTAALDEHIGQGNQYHILINNTGGPPGGQAIDAGIDEFRIAFNQHLICNQILAQALVPGMKEAAYGRIINIISTSVKVPLQGLGVSNTIRGAVANWSKTLANELGQFGITVNNVLPGATATQRLSSIIENKAKKTGKSIEEVDAAMKASVPAKRFADAKEVAAAAVFLATPSASYINGVNLPVDGGRTGSL; from the coding sequence ATGGATCTTAATTTAAATGGAAAAAATGCCTTTGTCTGTGGTAGTACGCAGGGTATTGGCAAGGCAATAGCCGAAGAACTGGCAAACCTTGGTGCAAGTGTAACGCTTTGTGCCAGAAACGATGGAGCCCTCGATCAGGTAAAATCAGAATTGTTCCATACTTCGGGACAGAAGCATCAGACTTTAGTAGCTGACTTTTCGAAACCTGATTTACTAACGGCCGCTCTGGACGAGCATATTGGGCAAGGCAACCAGTATCATATTCTCATCAATAATACTGGAGGTCCTCCGGGTGGTCAAGCCATTGATGCCGGAATTGATGAGTTTAGAATAGCCTTCAACCAACATTTGATATGTAATCAAATATTGGCGCAAGCGCTGGTGCCAGGCATGAAGGAAGCGGCTTATGGCCGTATTATAAATATTATCAGCACCTCGGTGAAAGTGCCTTTGCAAGGACTGGGTGTTTCAAACACCATTAGAGGTGCTGTGGCCAACTGGTCTAAGACATTGGCCAATGAGCTTGGGCAGTTCGGGATAACGGTGAACAATGTATTACCGGGAGCTACCGCAACTCAACGCCTGAGTTCTATCATTGAAAACAAGGCTAAGAAAACAGGCAAAAGCATTGAGGAGGTTGATGCTGCTATGAAGGCAAGCGTACCTGCCAAGAGGTTCGCGGACGCAAAGGAAGTTGCCGCAGCAGCGGTGTTCTTGGCTACCCCTTCCGCAAGCTATATCAATGGTGTTAACCTTCCGGTTGACGGAGGTAGAACAGGGAGTCTTTAG
- a CDS encoding 3-hydroxyanthranilate 3,4-dioxygenase, whose translation MGIKRPFNLNQWIEDNRDLLKPPVGNKNLYPEGTDYIVMIVAGPNARKDYHYNETEELFYQLEGNITVRIQEDGKAVDIPLGPGDMYLHPPKVPHSPMRAEGSLGLVIERVRKPEHTDGLMWFCDNCNNKLHDTYFPLTNIEKDFLPRFKEFYGSEELRTCKNCGHTMESDSRFVE comes from the coding sequence ATGGGCATTAAAAGACCTTTCAATCTTAACCAATGGATTGAAGATAATCGTGATTTGTTAAAGCCACCCGTGGGCAATAAAAACCTTTATCCTGAAGGAACAGACTACATCGTGATGATTGTGGCTGGACCAAATGCCAGAAAAGATTACCACTACAACGAAACAGAAGAGCTTTTCTATCAACTCGAAGGAAACATCACAGTTAGAATTCAGGAAGACGGAAAAGCAGTAGACATTCCGCTAGGCCCTGGCGATATGTATCTTCACCCACCTAAAGTTCCGCATTCACCTATGCGTGCCGAAGGATCGCTTGGTTTAGTCATCGAAAGAGTGAGAAAACCAGAACATACCGATGGCCTCATGTGGTTTTGTGACAACTGCAACAACAAACTGCATGACACCTACTTCCCTCTAACCAATATTGAAAAAGACTTTCTGCCAAGATTCAAAGAATTCTACGGCTCGGAAGAACTAAGAACCTGCAAGAACTGCGGACATACCATGGAATCCGATTCACGATTCGTGGAATAG